Proteins from one Phocoena phocoena chromosome 7, mPhoPho1.1, whole genome shotgun sequence genomic window:
- the CDK5R2 gene encoding cyclin-dependent kinase 5 activator 2 gives MGTVLSLSPASSAKGRRPGGLPEEKKKAPPSGDEALGGYGAPPVGKGGKGESRLKRPSVLISALTWKRLVAASAKKKKGSKKVTPKPASTGADSLVQQRNRENLLRKGRDPPDGGGAAKPLAVPVPTVPAAATTCEPPSGGSAVAPPPGSGGGKPPPPPPPAPQAAPPVPGGSPRRVIVQASTGELLRCLGDFVCRRCYRLKELSPGELVGWFRGVDRSLLLQGWQDQAFITPANLVFVYLLCRESLRGDELASAAELQAAFLTCLYLAYSYMGNEISYPLKPFLVEPDKERFWQRCLRLIQRLSPQMLRLNADPHFFTQVFQDLKNEGEASAGAGGPPSGGAPAASSSSAARDSCATGAKHWTMNLDR, from the coding sequence ATGGGCACGGTGCTGTCTCTTTCCCCCGCCTCCTCGGCCAAGGGCCGGAGGCCCGGCGGGCTGCCCGAGGAGAAGAAGAAGGCGCCGCCCTCGGGAGACGAGGCGCTGGGGGGATACGGGGCGCCGCCAGTAGGCAAGGGCGGTAAAGGCGAGAGCCGGCTCAAGCGGCCGTCCGTGCTCATCTCGGCGCTCACCTGGAAGCGGCTGGTGGCCGCGTCTGCCAAGAAGAAGAAAGGCAGCAAGAAGGTGACGCCCAAGCCGGCGTCCACCGGCGCCGACTCCCTGGTCCAGCAACGCAACCGCGAGAACCTTCTCCGCAAGGGTCGGGACCCCCCCGACGGCGGCGGCGCCGCCAAGCCCCTGGCGGTGCCCGTGCCCACCGTGCCCGCGGCCGCCACCACCTGCGAGCCGCCGTCGGGGGGCAGCGCCGTCGCCCCACCTCCAGGCTCCGGCGGAGGGaaaccgccgccgccgccgcccccagcCCCGCAGGCGGCGCCGCCGGTACCTGGCGGCTCGCCGCGGCGGGTCATCGTGCAGGCGTCTACGGGAGAGCTGCTGCGCTGCCTGGGCGACTTCGTGTGCCGACGCTGCTACCGTCTCAAGGAGCTAAGCCCAGGCGAGCTGGTGGGCTGGTTCCGCGGAGTGGACCGCTCGCTGCTGCTGCAGGGCTGGCAAGACCAGGCCTTCATTACGCCCGCCAACCTGGTGTTCGTGTACCTGCTGTGCCGCGAGTCGCTGCGCGGGGATGAGCTGGCGTCGGCCGCCGAGCTGCAGGCTGCCTTCCTCACCTGCCTCTACCTCGCCTACTCCTACATGGGCAACGAGATCTCCTACCCGCTCAAGCCCTTCCTTGTGGAGCCCGACAAGGAGCGCTTCTGGCAACGCTGCCTGCGCCTCATCCAGCGGCTCAGTCCGCAGATGCTGCGGCTCAACGCCGACCCCCACTTCTTCACGCAGGTCTTCCAAGACCTCAAGAACGAGGGCGAAGCCTCTGCCGGCGCCGGGGGTCCTCCCAGCGGGGGAGCGCCCGCGGCATCCTCCTCCTCGGCCGCCAGGGACAGCTGCGCGACTGGAGCCAAGCACTGGACTATGAACCTGGACCGCTAG